A window of Candidatus Jettenia caeni contains these coding sequences:
- a CDS encoding DNA-methyltransferase has translation MKNIGNIIKTLQNIMRKDPGVSGDAQRIEQLGWMISLKILDDKDKEIELLNDKYVSPMPKKLQWRNWAADDEGMTGDELKNFIDGTLIPQLKNLDVSSGNKRALIIREIFDGTNNYMKNGTIIRQVLNELNQIDFNSSEDRHVFADIYETILRDLQSAGNYGEFYTPRALTEFITEMINPRLGEKVLDPACGTGGFLTSAIENIRKQDIKGIEDLRALEKSIHGMEFKPLPFMLCVTNLILYDIEVPNVDYTDSLNREYTSIGQKDRVDVILANPPFGASVTDGVETNFPQNFRTTESADLFLMLMVRYLKEGGRAGIVLPDGSMTGDGVKQRIRQHLLENCNLHTIVRLPNSVFQPYASVATNLLFFEKGKPTKEIWYWEHKLPEGVKAYSKTKPIQKSEFDDLKKWWKKRNENKQAWKVSIDTIASNGYNLDIKNPHTPEEKHAYSSVELVTMIHESFRKSDELLQQLRKELEHG, from the coding sequence ATGAAAAACATCGGGAATATTATAAAAACATTACAGAACATTATGCGCAAGGATCCGGGCGTGTCCGGAGATGCACAGCGCATTGAGCAGTTGGGATGGATGATTAGTCTCAAAATCCTTGATGACAAGGACAAGGAGATTGAGCTTCTCAACGACAAATATGTTTCCCCGATGCCGAAGAAATTGCAATGGCGCAATTGGGCGGCTGATGACGAGGGCATGACCGGTGATGAGTTGAAAAACTTCATTGACGGCACATTGATCCCGCAGTTAAAAAACCTCGATGTGAGTTCCGGCAATAAGCGCGCCCTCATTATCCGCGAGATATTCGATGGCACCAATAACTACATGAAGAACGGGACGATCATCCGACAGGTGCTCAATGAGTTAAATCAGATTGATTTTAATAGTTCGGAAGACCGTCATGTCTTTGCCGATATTTACGAAACGATCTTGCGTGACCTTCAAAGCGCAGGAAATTATGGGGAATTTTATACTCCCCGTGCCTTGACAGAGTTTATCACGGAAATGATCAATCCTCGCCTGGGAGAAAAAGTGCTGGACCCTGCCTGCGGTACCGGCGGGTTCTTAACCAGCGCTATAGAAAATATCCGTAAACAGGACATCAAAGGCATTGAGGATCTTAGGGCACTTGAAAAAAGCATTCACGGTATGGAATTCAAACCACTTCCCTTCATGCTCTGTGTAACCAATTTGATATTGTACGATATCGAAGTGCCGAATGTAGATTATACCGACAGCTTAAACCGTGAATATACCTCAATCGGACAAAAAGACAGGGTGGATGTCATCCTTGCCAATCCGCCTTTTGGCGCCTCGGTTACTGATGGGGTAGAGACTAACTTTCCCCAAAATTTCCGCACGACGGAAAGCGCTGATTTGTTCTTAATGCTCATGGTGCGGTATTTGAAAGAAGGAGGTCGTGCCGGTATTGTTTTACCGGATGGATCGATGACCGGCGACGGCGTAAAACAGCGTATTCGCCAGCATTTGTTGGAAAATTGTAATCTGCACACCATCGTGCGGTTGCCAAATTCAGTCTTTCAGCCGTATGCCAGCGTTGCAACGAATCTGCTTTTCTTTGAAAAAGGTAAACCGACCAAAGAAATATGGTACTGGGAACACAAACTGCCCGAAGGCGTTAAGGCATATAGCAAGACGAAACCGATACAGAAAAGCGAGTTTGACGATCTTAAGAAGTGGTGGAAGAAGCGAAATGAGAATAAACAGGCGTGGAAGGTCTCTATTGATACGATTGCCTCCAATGGCTATAATCTCGACATAAAAAATCCGCATACACCTGAAGAAAAACACGCGTATTCAAGTGTGGAACTGGTGACGATGATTCACGAATCATTTCGAAAGAGTGATGAGCTTCTTCAACAATTGAGAAAGGAGTTGGAGCATGGATAA